Proteins encoded by one window of Deltaproteobacteria bacterium:
- a CDS encoding glycosyltransferase, which translates to MRNPPRITVITPSYNQGGFIAETIESVLVQEYPDLEYLVIDGGSNDGTLEVLKRYDGRLAWVSERDRGQSDAINKGIRRATGDIIAYLNSDDLYEPGALKKAAQYFQAHPDCLWLTGRCGIIDAEGRETRRYITSYKNFLLRRYGYNILLVTNFVSQPATFIRREAFGELGLFDESQHRVMDYEFWLRLGRKYPPGFIDDRLASFRVHPGSKTSSSFHRTFREELEVARKYTDSVFLTGLHYLSYLGIRAAYTALDAAARRKVF; encoded by the coding sequence ATGAGGAACCCTCCGAGAATAACCGTTATAACGCCATCATACAACCAGGGTGGCTTCATCGCAGAGACAATAGAAAGCGTACTCGTCCAGGAATACCCGGATCTCGAATACCTTGTAATCGACGGCGGCTCGAATGACGGGACGCTGGAGGTGCTTAAAAGGTATGATGGGCGGCTCGCCTGGGTCTCGGAGCGCGACCGCGGCCAGTCTGACGCCATAAACAAGGGCATCAGGAGGGCGACCGGCGACATAATCGCTTACCTGAACTCGGACGACCTCTATGAGCCCGGGGCCCTCAAAAAGGCCGCCCAATACTTCCAGGCGCACCCGGACTGCCTATGGCTGACAGGGAGGTGCGGGATAATAGACGCGGAGGGCAGGGAGACGAGGCGCTACATAACCTCGTACAAGAACTTTTTGCTTCGGCGGTACGGCTATAATATACTCCTTGTCACGAACTTCGTCTCGCAGCCGGCCACCTTCATAAGGAGGGAGGCCTTCGGCGAGCTCGGCCTATTCGACGAGTCGCAGCACAGGGTGATGGACTACGAGTTCTGGCTGAGGCTGGGGCGGAAATACCCGCCGGGGTTTATCGACGACCGCCTTGCCTCGTTCAGGGTGCATCCCGGCTCGAAAACTTCGAGCTCGTTTCACCGCACCTTCAGGGAGGAGCTTGAGGTCGCAAGGAAGTATACGGATTCCGTATTCCTGACCGGCCTCCATTACCTGAGCTACCTGGGGATACGCGCCGCCTACACGGCCCTTGACGCGGCCGCAAGGCGGAAGGTCTTTTGA
- a CDS encoding transporter, protein MRKCILFLLLIVAVTVSSGRQAHAAGECGLSCCIAGAASSGVTLAENFGLSLAYEYMHMETIRNGTRSVSPDEAIAENQQMGQPYSVPTEMRMQKISLIGVLPVSERLQLMASVPYIINDMDMRRRSAMGMTMDMTMDTVSGIGDISLMGLYTLYTDAPIRPGHRLVAGLGVKTPTGTTSERTASGNLVHAMMQPGSGSWDPLFLLSYTRGLYPLVLQANLFHQLTTEGNNGYEFGDKTTLDLIARYQASNYINVGLELNGIHAERDRDHEGRYSRPITSMADNPEFTGLDSVFITPAVQAKIPKTGGSAELKYQVPVYQRVNGFQQVIDWRLFAILVWVF, encoded by the coding sequence ATGAGGAAGTGTATCCTCTTTTTGCTTTTAATCGTCGCAGTAACTGTTTCTAGCGGCAGGCAGGCCCATGCGGCCGGCGAATGCGGCCTCTCGTGCTGCATAGCAGGCGCGGCCTCATCGGGCGTGACCCTGGCCGAGAATTTCGGCCTCTCGCTCGCATACGAGTACATGCACATGGAGACAATAAGGAACGGGACGAGGAGCGTAAGCCCGGACGAGGCGATTGCGGAGAACCAGCAGATGGGCCAGCCATACAGCGTCCCGACCGAGATGCGGATGCAGAAGATATCGCTTATCGGCGTGCTACCAGTGAGCGAGCGCCTTCAGCTCATGGCATCGGTCCCCTATATCATAAACGACATGGACATGAGAAGGCGTAGCGCGATGGGAATGACGATGGACATGACCATGGACACGGTCTCGGGCATCGGCGACATATCCCTCATGGGCCTTTATACGCTCTATACCGACGCGCCGATAAGGCCGGGGCACAGGCTGGTCGCGGGGCTCGGCGTAAAGACGCCGACCGGGACCACAAGCGAGAGGACCGCGTCAGGGAACCTGGTGCACGCGATGATGCAGCCCGGTAGCGGGTCATGGGACCCTCTATTTCTCCTCAGCTACACGAGGGGGCTCTACCCGCTCGTCCTCCAGGCGAACCTCTTTCACCAGCTCACGACCGAGGGCAATAACGGATACGAGTTCGGGGACAAGACCACTCTCGACCTCATCGCCAGATATCAGGCCTCAAATTATATCAACGTAGGCCTTGAGCTGAACGGCATACACGCGGAAAGGGACAGGGACCACGAGGGCAGGTATTCGCGGCCTATTACCTCCATGGCCGACAACCCCGAGTTCACCGGCCTAGATTCCGTCTTCATAACCCCTGCCGTGCAGGCCAAGATACCGAAGACCGGCGGGAGCGCGGAGCTCAAGTACCAGGTCCCTGTATACCAGAGGGTCAACGGCTTCCAGCAGGTGATTGACTGGAGGCTTTTCGCGATACTCGTTTGGGTCTTCTGA
- a CDS encoding mannose-1-phosphate guanylyltransferase/mannose-6-phosphate isomerase has translation MSRNGSGSKAALSGAITAGRVKPLKKALAEGAGVRRRPASKGKLYAAILAGGIGSRFWPLSRETTPKQLLKVAGDESLLKSTIKRLSPLVPSERVLIVTNARQAEIIRLHLSYDGKAVDPGYVIEPMGRNTAAAIALAAFELYRKDPGAVMAVLPADHVIEDGKSFRTAMKAALQAAREGRLVTFGIVPTHPETGYGYIKALPRAVKKISGFSMRSVEKFVEKPDIRRARRYLKEGGYYWNSGIFLWKAERILEEVRKHLPETFEALSACKDTESLIAAYQSIKDISIDHGILEKAEDVVMIPASFPWSDMGSWSSFNAVLKPDSDGNIVRGRVVDIGSKNSIILGSDRAVATIGLKDMILVDTPDATLVCPRDRAQEVKEVVSVLKKKGYTEHEIHRTVERPWGSYTLLETGEGYKIKRIRVEPRRRLSLQLHHHRSEHWVVISGTARVQRGEEVVDIVINQSTYIPRGVKHRLENATDVPLEIIEVQNGEYVEEEDIVRFEDDFQRK, from the coding sequence ATGTCGCGGAACGGTTCAGGGAGCAAGGCTGCCCTCTCGGGCGCAATCACGGCAGGGCGAGTGAAGCCCCTTAAGAAGGCGCTTGCCGAGGGGGCCGGCGTGAGGAGAAGGCCCGCTTCAAAAGGCAAGCTCTATGCCGCAATACTGGCCGGAGGCATAGGGAGCAGGTTCTGGCCCTTGAGCCGCGAAACCACCCCGAAGCAGCTCCTTAAGGTCGCAGGCGACGAAAGCCTCCTTAAGTCGACCATAAAGAGGCTTAGCCCGCTCGTGCCATCCGAGAGGGTGCTTATCGTCACAAACGCGAGGCAGGCCGAGATAATAAGGCTGCACCTCTCCTATGACGGCAAGGCCGTGGACCCCGGCTACGTAATAGAGCCTATGGGCAGGAACACGGCCGCAGCCATAGCGCTGGCGGCCTTCGAGCTATACAGGAAAGACCCCGGCGCGGTGATGGCGGTCCTGCCCGCCGACCACGTCATAGAGGACGGCAAGTCCTTCAGGACCGCAATGAAGGCGGCCCTTCAGGCCGCCCGGGAAGGCCGCCTCGTGACCTTCGGCATAGTGCCAACGCACCCGGAGACGGGCTATGGCTACATAAAGGCGCTCCCGAGGGCGGTAAAGAAGATATCCGGCTTCAGCATGCGGAGTGTTGAGAAGTTCGTCGAGAAGCCGGATATAAGAAGGGCCAGGCGGTATCTAAAGGAGGGCGGCTATTACTGGAACTCCGGCATCTTCCTCTGGAAGGCCGAGAGGATACTCGAGGAGGTAAGGAAGCACCTGCCCGAGACCTTCGAGGCCCTATCCGCGTGCAAAGACACCGAAAGCCTCATCGCCGCATACCAGTCGATAAAGGATATATCCATAGACCACGGCATACTCGAAAAGGCGGAGGACGTGGTCATGATACCCGCGAGTTTCCCGTGGTCGGACATGGGCAGCTGGAGCTCCTTTAACGCGGTCCTTAAGCCAGACTCGGACGGCAATATCGTCCGCGGCAGGGTCGTGGACATCGGCTCCAAGAACTCCATAATACTCGGCTCTGACAGGGCCGTGGCCACGATCGGGCTCAAGGATATGATACTGGTGGATACGCCGGACGCGACTCTCGTCTGCCCCCGCGACCGCGCCCAGGAGGTCAAGGAGGTCGTCTCGGTCCTGAAGAAAAAGGGCTACACGGAGCACGAGATACACAGGACCGTCGAGAGGCCCTGGGGCTCCTATACCCTCCTCGAGACCGGGGAGGGCTACAAGATAAAGAGGATAAGGGTCGAGCCCAGGAGGAGGCTTTCCCTCCAGCTCCACCACCACAGGAGCGAGCACTGGGTCGTAATCTCCGGGACCGCAAGGGTCCAGAGGGGCGAGGAGGTGGTGGATATCGTGATCAACCAGTCCACCTATATACCCAGGGGCGTAAAGCACAGGCTCGAGAACGCGACCGACGTGCCCCTTGAGATAATCGAGGTGCAAAACGGCGAGTACGTCGAGGAAGAGGACATCGTGCGATTCGAGGACGACTTCCAGAGGAAGTGA
- a CDS encoding TlpA family protein disulfide reductase has translation MRNMLDCKDSTLPRAPREGGRARGAERARKYPAFVAALSLAILALVFMIVAPNRADADERHRNHILLPFIVQPSSESGPAPDFRLRDLDDIERSLSEFKGKTVLLHFWASWCEPCREEFPALSKLASDFRDRGLVVLGVAIDSKKRVMEFLEKSPAGFPMLIDQYGEAKKSYRVGVIPMSVIIGKSGKIEGVLAGPRDYGSPAAAEFLEKNLR, from the coding sequence ATGAGAAACATGTTGGATTGCAAGGATTCAACCCTGCCGCGCGCCCCCCGTGAAGGGGGGCGCGCCAGGGGCGCAGAACGCGCGCGGAAGTATCCTGCCTTTGTAGCCGCGCTATCCCTGGCAATCCTTGCGCTCGTCTTCATGATAGTCGCCCCGAATCGGGCCGATGCGGACGAGCGGCATCGAAATCATATACTCCTTCCCTTCATAGTCCAGCCCTCGAGTGAAAGCGGCCCTGCGCCGGATTTCAGGCTCAGGGACCTGGACGACATTGAGCGAAGCCTTTCGGAGTTCAAGGGCAAAACAGTCCTCCTCCACTTCTGGGCGAGCTGGTGCGAGCCGTGCAGAGAAGAATTCCCCGCGCTCTCGAAGCTCGCCTCCGATTTCAGGGACAGGGGATTGGTCGTCCTCGGCGTCGCCATTGATTCGAAAAAGCGAGTGATGGAATTCCTCGAAAAAAGCCCCGCCGGCTTTCCGATGCTCATCGACCAGTACGGAGAGGCGAAAAAGAGCTACAGGGTGGGGGTCATCCCAATGTCGGTGATAATCGGAAAGAGCGGAAAAATCGAGGGCGTGCTTGCAGGGCCGAGGGACTACGGGAGCCCCGCTGCGGCGGAATTCCTCGAGAAGAACCTGAGATAA
- a CDS encoding DUF2062 domain-containing protein, which produces MKKEKPRNGSKKRLLSRFKRRAKLVYYKILRLEDPPERIARGAAIGVLMGVLPTFGLGTILSLAAAFALKANKAAAILGSLIMNPLTAPFFWMLSAFVGSVLLQENYSSIYANIKNNGLATGAGWAYAVFLIGNGIVSVICTVGSYYIVKHAVIRHRRKKAEKLRRKRGH; this is translated from the coding sequence ATGAAAAAGGAAAAACCGAGAAACGGCTCCAAAAAGCGCCTCCTCTCACGGTTTAAAAGGAGGGCGAAACTCGTCTATTACAAAATACTCAGGCTCGAAGACCCGCCCGAGCGGATCGCAAGGGGAGCGGCTATCGGGGTGCTCATGGGGGTGCTCCCCACCTTCGGCCTTGGCACCATCCTTTCGCTTGCGGCGGCCTTCGCGCTCAAGGCAAACAAGGCGGCCGCCATCCTCGGAAGCCTTATCATGAACCCGCTTACAGCGCCCTTCTTCTGGATGCTGAGCGCCTTTGTGGGAAGCGTTCTGCTCCAGGAGAACTACTCTTCGATTTACGCGAACATCAAAAATAACGGCCTTGCTACCGGCGCAGGCTGGGCCTATGCCGTATTCCTCATCGGGAACGGCATAGTTTCCGTAATATGCACGGTGGGCTCGTATTACATCGTAAAGCACGCGGTCATAAGGCACCGGCGGAAAAAGGCAGAGAAGCTCAGGAGAAAAAGAGGGCACTGA
- the gcvPB gene encoding aminomethyl-transferring glycine dehydrogenase subunit GcvPB — MEANGTRGLLLEEPLIFEKSSPGRTGIGPARSDVPETSPSEAIPGKFLRKDLDGFPDLSEIDAVRHYTRLSQWNFGVDSGFYPLGSCTMKYNPKINEAACRLPGFSHIHPYQPEELTQGALELMHSLESYLAEITGMAAITLQPSAGAHGELCGLLMMAAYFKSKGKPRTKIIIPDTAHGTNPASSHLAGFRVVPVKSEGKGVLSVEAVAAVMDEETAGLMLTNPNTIGLFERNIKEIAEIVHSKGGFVYCDGANMNALMGLTRLGELGVDVVQLNLHKTFSTPHGGGGPGSGPVGVGKALEPFLPVPRIKKEGDRYSIDFGRPDTIGRMKSFYGNFSIMVRAYAYIRRMGGEGLKRASIAAILNANYIKERLKGAYHLAFDEPCMHECVFSDRIQLGSGVSTMDIAKRLIDYGYHPPTVYFPLVVPGAIMVEPTETETIETLDRFIDVMKAIAEEAKTNPELLKNAPTRTKTARVDETRAAREPVLRWKK; from the coding sequence ATGGAAGCCAACGGCACAAGAGGCCTCCTCCTTGAGGAGCCGCTGATATTCGAGAAATCATCGCCAGGCCGTACAGGCATAGGGCCGGCCCGTTCCGACGTCCCGGAGACCTCGCCTTCGGAAGCGATTCCGGGTAAGTTTCTCAGAAAAGACCTGGACGGCTTTCCCGACCTCTCGGAGATAGATGCGGTCCGCCATTATACGAGGCTATCGCAGTGGAACTTCGGCGTGGACTCGGGCTTCTATCCCCTCGGCTCGTGCACCATGAAATACAACCCCAAGATCAACGAGGCGGCCTGCCGCCTTCCGGGCTTCTCCCATATCCACCCGTACCAGCCTGAGGAGCTTACCCAGGGCGCGCTCGAGCTCATGCATTCGCTCGAAAGCTATCTTGCCGAGATTACCGGCATGGCGGCGATCACTCTCCAGCCTTCAGCGGGCGCTCATGGAGAGCTATGCGGCCTTCTCATGATGGCCGCCTACTTTAAATCAAAGGGAAAGCCGCGCACAAAAATAATAATCCCTGATACGGCCCACGGCACAAACCCCGCAAGCTCGCATCTCGCCGGCTTCAGGGTAGTGCCTGTAAAATCCGAAGGCAAGGGCGTCCTCTCGGTCGAGGCGGTGGCCGCAGTGATGGACGAAGAGACCGCCGGGCTAATGCTCACGAACCCCAACACCATCGGCCTCTTCGAGAGGAACATAAAGGAGATCGCCGAGATCGTCCATTCAAAGGGCGGCTTCGTCTACTGCGACGGCGCGAACATGAACGCGCTCATGGGGCTTACGAGATTAGGCGAGCTGGGCGTGGATGTTGTGCAGCTCAATCTCCACAAGACCTTTTCCACCCCGCACGGCGGCGGCGGCCCCGGAAGCGGTCCGGTCGGAGTAGGAAAGGCTCTGGAACCATTCCTGCCGGTTCCAAGGATAAAAAAGGAAGGCGACAGGTACAGCATCGACTTCGGAAGGCCTGATACCATAGGCAGGATGAAATCCTTCTACGGCAACTTTTCGATCATGGTCCGGGCATACGCATACATCAGGCGGATGGGTGGAGAGGGCTTGAAGCGCGCATCCATTGCCGCAATACTGAACGCCAATTATATAAAAGAGAGGCTTAAGGGCGCCTACCACCTCGCCTTTGACGAGCCCTGCATGCACGAATGCGTCTTCTCGGACCGGATCCAGCTCGGTAGCGGCGTGTCCACCATGGATATAGCGAAGCGCCTCATCGACTACGGCTACCACCCGCCGACCGTCTATTTCCCGCTGGTCGTCCCTGGCGCGATAATGGTAGAGCCCACGGAGACAGAGACAATAGAGACGCTCGATAGGTTCATCGATGTAATGAAAGCGATAGCAGAAGAGGCGAAGACGAACCCGGAGCTACTTAAGAACGCGCCTACAAGGACAAAAACCGCGCGGGTCGATGAGACGCGGGCGGCGAGGGAGCCGGTCCTGAGGTGGAAAAAGTAA
- a CDS encoding cupin domain-containing protein — MQQADVAAKKEFKDDAVNKVTYIKTEQLAQDTYYFKPGQVLDYHRHPGGDQIFFVHEGEGTYYLDNGKESTTALKPGVIVLAPKGEWHKIVAKTQLVVSQATGQPAGFEKRG, encoded by the coding sequence ATGCAGCAAGCGGACGTGGCGGCTAAAAAGGAATTCAAGGACGATGCGGTAAACAAGGTCACCTACATAAAGACCGAGCAGCTCGCGCAGGATACCTATTACTTCAAGCCCGGCCAGGTGCTCGACTACCACAGGCACCCGGGCGGCGACCAGATATTCTTCGTCCACGAGGGCGAGGGCACCTACTACCTGGATAACGGGAAGGAATCGACCACGGCCTTGAAGCCCGGCGTCATTGTGCTCGCGCCCAAAGGGGAGTGGCACAAAATAGTGGCCAAGACCCAGCTCGTGGTATCGCAGGCCACCGGCCAGCCCGCGGGCTTCGAGAAGAGGGGATAG
- a CDS encoding sodium-dependent transporter has translation MRTREQWGTRIGLILAMAGNAIGLGNFLRFPVQAAENGGGAFMIPYFISLLVLGIPLMWIEWGIGRYGGSRGHGTAPGMFDELWKNRAAKYAGILGVFLPLVVVIYYTYICSWTLAFGIFSLMGSFPGTDSLAEAASASEYLKPYQAFLYDYIGASGGGDILTPGPVAYAFFLGTLFLGLWILGRGVSGGIEALNKIAIPALFIMALVLFIKVFTLSSPTDPSFTIREGLAFLWEPDLSGLKSAKVWLAAAGQVFFTLSLGLGAILTYASYVKRDEDIALDGLSTASLNTFAEVIFGSTIALTSAVIFFGMQGASEIASGGAFKLGFMSMPAVFSYMSYGQFFGFIWFLLLFLAGLTSMVALSQPMMAFFEDEFGWERKKSVIVLGAVFFISAHLPIFVSGALDEMDFWAGTFGLVVLALMEVVIFFWIFGSEKAWGEITRGAHIRIPRFFFYVMKYVTPMFLIIILAAWTYEQLPSVLARSEAGVWAARAFLAGLLAALVVSVRVAWKRRRR, from the coding sequence ATGAGGACGCGCGAACAATGGGGCACAAGGATAGGGCTTATACTTGCGATGGCCGGGAATGCCATCGGCCTCGGGAACTTCCTTAGGTTCCCCGTCCAGGCCGCTGAGAACGGCGGCGGGGCGTTCATGATACCGTATTTCATATCGCTCCTCGTGCTTGGCATACCCCTCATGTGGATAGAATGGGGCATAGGCCGGTACGGCGGCTCAAGGGGACACGGCACCGCGCCGGGCATGTTCGATGAGCTCTGGAAGAACAGGGCCGCAAAGTACGCCGGCATACTCGGGGTCTTCCTGCCGCTCGTGGTGGTCATCTATTACACATACATCTGCTCCTGGACCCTCGCCTTCGGCATCTTCTCCTTAATGGGTAGCTTCCCCGGTACCGACAGCCTGGCGGAAGCGGCTTCGGCTTCCGAGTACCTGAAGCCTTACCAGGCGTTCCTCTATGATTATATCGGCGCCTCAGGGGGCGGCGACATACTTACGCCCGGGCCTGTGGCTTACGCCTTTTTCCTCGGCACTCTTTTCCTGGGGCTCTGGATACTCGGCAGGGGTGTTTCCGGCGGCATAGAGGCGCTTAACAAGATAGCCATACCGGCCCTCTTCATAATGGCGCTTGTGCTCTTTATCAAGGTGTTTACCTTGAGCTCGCCGACGGACCCGTCATTCACGATCAGGGAAGGGCTTGCTTTTCTCTGGGAGCCGGACTTAAGCGGCCTTAAGAGCGCCAAGGTCTGGCTCGCGGCCGCCGGGCAGGTCTTTTTCACCCTGTCCCTCGGTTTGGGGGCCATACTTACCTACGCGAGTTACGTAAAAAGGGACGAGGACATCGCGCTAGACGGCCTCTCCACAGCGAGCCTCAATACATTCGCGGAGGTGATATTCGGCTCGACCATCGCCCTCACCTCTGCCGTCATCTTCTTCGGGATGCAGGGCGCATCCGAGATAGCCTCGGGAGGCGCCTTCAAGCTCGGCTTCATGAGCATGCCCGCGGTCTTCTCCTACATGAGCTACGGCCAGTTCTTCGGCTTCATCTGGTTCCTCCTTCTTTTCCTCGCCGGCCTTACTTCCATGGTAGCGCTCTCCCAGCCCATGATGGCCTTTTTCGAGGACGAGTTCGGCTGGGAGAGGAAGAAGTCGGTCATAGTGCTCGGGGCCGTTTTCTTCATCTCGGCTCACCTGCCGATATTCGTAAGCGGCGCGCTCGACGAGATGGATTTCTGGGCAGGGACATTCGGGCTCGTGGTCCTGGCGCTAATGGAGGTCGTGATATTCTTTTGGATATTCGGGTCTGAAAAGGCCTGGGGCGAGATAACAAGGGGGGCGCACATAAGGATACCGAGGTTCTTCTTCTACGTGATGAAATACGTGACGCCCATGTTCCTCATAATCATACTCGCGGCCTGGACATACGAGCAGCTCCCTTCGGTGCTTGCGAGGAGCGAGGCTGGGGTATGGGCGGCAAGGGCGTTCCTGGCGGGGCTTTTGGCGGCCCTTGTCGTCTCTGTAAGGGTCGCCTGGAAAAGGAGGAGGAGATGA